One window of Hydrogenimonas thermophila genomic DNA carries:
- a CDS encoding flagellin: MRVTQNNFYNSFIYDQQNFKTELNTVNRQISSGLKIKYGYEDTSVFADTLRLDYEEHSLNQVVNVATDAQNFANNTDSVMFQFTDALTRFKTLLVQAANGTNDDNNFYAISNELESLKDNMINLGNTSINGRYLFSGSATDVKPIDANGNYYGNDKTLKAVVGANVEVPYNIPGTELFFGEDNNYHRTVTTNVPLYKKIDYDKKELGLTDVRPDTPEYITTENTLEEMTGWEGDVSNDNKIYFYVTGKDSNGKSFKDIMEFDKDIKVDELLEKIGNIYGNTPTNKVVNVTLNNGRIEIQDKQSGSSMLDFSMVASDKKVTDIRETLQDPDAHVMFFNSGERAPDFALSTIASSRNTDVTNSFILNTLFLDKNSQKQADLNTKLKDIFPSDNDGSNNDDVKSISFSGKDVNGNNVNGFINIDDTATMQDLLNKLNTTFGVDAVLNEQGRIELVDSSGNNGDNFFIDSFSTMNDVNGGGSAIDGLRSEVTVESNDFTKSANMLLSSVSQIVKADNSYAVDSTKLVDVSAGSDIDNLSLDMDLTDKDGNNVAANIFRDSADGGKIKVRVDTDKDGTWDKTFTVKNADGTDTVEDSVNDIHQFTMKQLTDVVSVVMAGKYNDIDYTTTPPYTYTDAVDSARKSVDTRLDDKGRIVIEDKTKADTNMRISLFDSNSYDYTPDADGKYTSSLFTFQSNNSLTIDDPKHDFFASLDEAIEAVRLGRFRPDGTDIVSSRNIGIEGSLEKIDHVLNHFTKEHTKIGAMSNRLGYAVERNETLKINVQTLRSDILDTDIGEASMRLNQLTLNFQALYSTITKINSLSLVNYMK, from the coding sequence ATGCGTGTAACTCAAAATAATTTTTATAATAGTTTTATTTATGATCAGCAAAATTTTAAAACTGAACTTAATACAGTAAACAGACAAATATCATCGGGACTGAAAATAAAATATGGCTATGAAGACACTTCAGTTTTTGCAGATACATTAAGACTTGACTATGAAGAGCATTCACTCAATCAAGTTGTAAATGTAGCTACTGATGCACAAAATTTTGCAAATAACACAGATAGTGTTATGTTTCAGTTTACAGATGCGCTTACACGCTTTAAAACCCTCTTGGTTCAAGCAGCTAATGGCACAAATGATGATAATAACTTTTATGCCATTAGTAATGAGTTGGAATCTTTAAAAGATAATATGATAAATCTTGGAAACACCTCTATAAATGGACGCTATCTATTTTCAGGCAGTGCTACTGATGTTAAACCGATTGATGCAAATGGAAACTATTATGGTAATGATAAAACATTAAAAGCTGTAGTTGGTGCAAATGTTGAAGTTCCATACAACATTCCAGGAACAGAACTATTTTTTGGTGAAGACAACAACTACCACAGAACTGTTACAACAAATGTACCACTTTATAAAAAAATTGATTATGATAAAAAAGAGTTAGGGTTGACAGATGTTCGTCCAGATACTCCAGAGTACATTACTACAGAAAATACTCTTGAAGAGATGACTGGATGGGAAGGGGATGTCAGTAACGATAATAAAATCTACTTTTATGTAACTGGAAAAGATTCAAACGGTAAAAGTTTTAAAGATATTATGGAGTTTGACAAAGATATAAAAGTAGATGAGTTATTAGAAAAAATAGGAAATATTTATGGCAATACACCTACAAACAAAGTAGTAAATGTTACGTTGAATAATGGAAGAATAGAGATACAAGATAAACAAAGTGGCAGTAGTATGCTTGATTTTTCAATGGTTGCTTCTGATAAAAAAGTAACTGATATTAGAGAGACTTTACAAGATCCAGATGCACATGTAATGTTTTTTAATTCAGGTGAAAGAGCACCAGATTTTGCACTCTCTACAATTGCAAGCAGTAGAAATACAGATGTTACTAACAGTTTCATACTAAATACTCTCTTTTTAGATAAAAATTCTCAAAAGCAGGCAGACTTAAATACAAAACTTAAAGATATATTTCCTTCAGACAATGATGGCTCAAACAATGATGATGTAAAAAGTATATCATTTAGTGGAAAAGATGTAAATGGAAACAATGTAAATGGTTTTATTAATATAGATGATACTGCAACAATGCAGGATCTATTAAATAAACTCAACACTACATTTGGGGTAGATGCTGTTTTAAATGAACAAGGTCGTATAGAGTTGGTTGACAGCAGTGGAAATAATGGAGATAACTTTTTTATTGACAGTTTTTCAACAATGAATGATGTTAATGGCGGAGGCAGTGCTATTGATGGGCTTAGAAGTGAAGTAACAGTTGAGAGTAATGACTTTACCAAGAGTGCAAATATGCTTTTGTCAAGTGTTTCACAAATAGTAAAAGCAGATAACAGCTATGCTGTTGACTCAACCAAACTTGTAGATGTATCTGCTGGAAGTGATATTGATAATTTATCTTTAGATATGGATTTAACAGATAAAGATGGCAATAATGTAGCAGCTAATATCTTTAGAGATAGTGCAGATGGCGGAAAGATAAAAGTAAGAGTTGATACAGATAAAGATGGAACTTGGGATAAAACTTTTACAGTTAAAAATGCAGATGGTACTGATACAGTTGAAGATAGTGTAAATGATATTCATCAATTCACTATGAAACAGTTAACAGATGTTGTATCTGTAGTTATGGCTGGTAAATATAATGATATAGATTATACTACTACTCCACCATATACATATACAGATGCTGTGGATAGTGCTAGAAAAAGTGTAGATACACGTTTGGATGATAAAGGTAGAATTGTAATAGAAGATAAAACCAAAGCTGATACGAATATGAGAATTTCACTATTTGACAGTAATAGTTATGATTATACTCCTGATGCTGATGGCAAATATACAAGCAGTCTTTTTACTTTTCAATCAAATAATTCATTAACTATAGATGATCCTAAACACGATTTTTTTGCTTCATTAGATGAAGCCATAGAAGCAGTACGTTTAGGAAGATTCAGACCAGATGGAACTGATATTGTAAGTTCTAGAAATATTGGTATAGAGGGATCATTAGAAAAAATTGATCATGTTTTAAATCATTTTACTAAAGAGCATACAAAGATAGGAGCAATGTCTAACAGATTGGGATATGCTGTAGAGAGAAATGAAACATTGAAAATTAATGTTCAAACTCTTAGATCTGATATTTTAGATACAGATATAGGAGAGGCTTCAATGAGATTAAATCAATTAACACTTAATTTTCAGGCACTCTATTCTACAATTACAAAAATAAATAGCTTATCGCTGGTCAATTATATGAAATAA
- a CDS encoding HU family DNA-binding protein — protein sequence MKKAEFVQAVAEKAGLSKKDTEAVIDAALETITEALADGKSVSFIGFGTFSTAERAARKAKVPGTDRVVDVPATRAVKFKVGKNLKDAVAK from the coding sequence ATGAAAAAAGCTGAATTCGTTCAAGCAGTTGCGGAAAAAGCGGGCTTGTCAAAAAAAGATACTGAAGCAGTCATTGATGCAGCTTTAGAAACAATAACAGAAGCTCTTGCAGATGGAAAAAGTGTAAGTTTCATTGGTTTTGGTACATTCAGTACGGCTGAACGTGCTGCTAGAAAAGCGAAAGTACCGGGCACTGATCGTGTAGTTGATGTTCCTGCAACACGTGCTGTTAAGTTCAAAGTTGGAAAAAATCTTAAAGACGCAGTTGCTAAATAA
- the flgA gene encoding flagellar basal body P-ring formation chaperone FlgA codes for MYDSNNSCIIKLSNSRNRWEIPSFKLINALNKIGISVKRPSSSTIIFEKKIHLDLSSLKKELKKLYLQKYHTMQIKNISIFPTSHNTENFIFDPSKCSINLSRAMLKRNRGTFVVKCNKKSYFFKFYIDATIDVYKANHQIKKDKIIDSKAIRKERIIFKTIYSLPIYNLEEKEIMAKQNIAQDKIITSSMVVPVPAVKKHETVNCFIQDGAVHIEFNAEAMQNGYIGDEIVLKREDGRTIKGVVLRKNLVEIK; via the coding sequence GTGTATGATTCAAACAATTCTTGCATTATAAAACTATCTAACAGTAGAAACAGATGGGAAATTCCAAGCTTTAAACTGATTAATGCTTTAAATAAAATTGGAATTTCTGTTAAACGTCCATCATCTAGCACAATTATATTTGAAAAAAAAATACACCTTGATCTTTCATCTCTAAAAAAAGAGTTGAAAAAGTTATATTTACAAAAGTACCATACTATGCAAATAAAAAATATATCTATATTTCCAACAAGCCATAACACTGAAAACTTTATTTTTGATCCTTCAAAGTGTTCTATTAACTTATCAAGAGCAATGCTGAAAAGAAATAGAGGAACATTTGTTGTTAAATGCAACAAAAAAAGCTACTTTTTTAAATTTTATATAGATGCCACTATTGATGTTTATAAAGCGAATCATCAAATAAAAAAAGATAAAATAATAGATTCAAAAGCTATAAGAAAAGAGAGAATTATTTTTAAAACCATCTACTCTCTTCCAATATACAACTTGGAAGAAAAAGAGATCATGGCAAAGCAAAATATTGCACAAGACAAGATTATAACTTCATCTATGGTAGTACCAGTCCCAGCTGTAAAAAAACATGAAACAGTAAACTGTTTTATTCAAGATGGTGCCGTGCATATTGAGTTTAATGCTGAAGCTATGCAAAATGGATATATAGGCGATGAAATAGTTTTAAAAAGAGAAGATGGACGAACCATAAAAGGTGTAGTTTTGAGAAAAAATTTGGTTGAAATCAAATGA
- a CDS encoding UbiX family flavin prenyltransferase — translation MRLVVAITGASGAHLGMKILDLLPKSITPYLIVSEHAKEVLKHEPVHMYDNKDISAPIASGSFPSDAMIIAPCSMNTLAKISCGIADNLVTRTASVMIKEQRPLLLAPREMPLSAIALENMLKLSRIGITIAPPILGYYSEQNSLDEMENFIIGKWFDLLGIEHNLYKRWKIEEADLEN, via the coding sequence ATGAGATTAGTTGTTGCTATAACAGGTGCAAGCGGTGCACATCTTGGAATGAAAATATTAGATCTTTTACCTAAAAGTATTACTCCCTATCTAATAGTCTCAGAACACGCAAAAGAAGTTTTAAAACATGAGCCTGTGCATATGTATGACAATAAAGATATATCTGCTCCAATAGCATCAGGCTCTTTTCCGAGTGATGCTATGATTATTGCACCTTGCAGTATGAATACACTTGCCAAAATCTCTTGCGGTATTGCTGATAACCTGGTTACACGCACTGCATCTGTAATGATTAAAGAGCAAAGACCATTGCTACTAGCACCAAGAGAGATGCCTCTTAGTGCAATAGCATTAGAAAATATGCTTAAACTTTCACGTATTGGCATCACCATAGCGCCTCCAATTTTAGGGTATTACAGTGAACAAAATAGCCTAGATGAAATGGAAAACTTCATTATAGGAAAATGGTTTGACCTACTTGGTATAGAACACAATCTTTATAAACGTTGGAAAATAGAGGAAGCAGATCTTGAAAATTAA
- the coaD gene encoding pantetheine-phosphate adenylyltransferase, whose amino-acid sequence MLKIKRAIYPGTFDPITNGHMDIIKRAANLFDEIIVAVAKSNEKGPMFSHKQRIEMAKVACESIDNVKVKGFSNLLVEFCHQMDAKIIIRGLRSFSDFEYELQMGYANTSLSSEIETIYLMTSLEHSFISSSIVRSILKHNSSCAHLVPPQVNKIIIEESK is encoded by the coding sequence ATCTTGAAAATTAAAAGAGCAATCTATCCAGGAACATTTGATCCTATTACAAATGGTCATATGGATATTATTAAAAGAGCAGCTAATCTGTTTGATGAAATTATTGTCGCCGTTGCAAAGTCAAATGAAAAAGGACCAATGTTTTCACACAAACAGCGCATTGAAATGGCAAAAGTTGCTTGTGAATCTATTGATAATGTCAAGGTTAAAGGTTTTTCAAACCTTTTAGTTGAGTTTTGCCATCAAATGGATGCAAAGATCATTATTCGCGGTTTACGTTCATTTAGTGATTTTGAGTATGAACTGCAAATGGGCTATGCCAATACATCACTGTCTTCAGAAATAGAGACAATTTACCTTATGACAAGCCTTGAGCACTCTTTTATAAGCTCTTCCATAGTACGTTCCATACTCAAGCATAACTCATCTTGTGCACATTTAGTACCACCACAAGTAAATAAAATCATCATAGAAGAGTCAAAATAA
- the tmk gene encoding dTMP kinase, with protein MYIVFEGIDTVGKSTQIERIAKNFPDAIVTKEPGGTPLGKKIRKIVLDEGGIQPRSEILLFLADRAEHTESLIRPNLDKMILSDRSFISGIAYAHVHEKIEIEKLLELNRFATDSIFPDRIVLFTIDETTLKSRLGSKTSDAIEVRGIDYMMQVQQTMIDIVDSLGIDHIKIDAKLPIDEITQKIINYIKQG; from the coding sequence ATGTATATAGTTTTTGAAGGAATTGATACCGTAGGAAAAAGTACGCAAATTGAACGTATTGCAAAAAACTTTCCAGATGCTATAGTTACAAAAGAGCCAGGAGGCACTCCTCTTGGTAAGAAGATTAGAAAGATTGTGCTTGATGAGGGAGGTATTCAGCCAAGAAGCGAAATATTGCTATTTCTTGCAGACAGAGCTGAACATACAGAAAGTCTGATCCGCCCAAATCTTGACAAAATGATTTTAAGTGACCGTTCATTTATTTCAGGCATAGCTTATGCTCATGTACATGAAAAAATAGAGATTGAAAAACTGTTAGAGTTAAATAGATTTGCGACTGACTCAATTTTTCCAGATCGCATAGTTCTGTTTACCATAGATGAAACAACACTAAAATCACGACTAGGCTCTAAAACAAGTGATGCAATAGAGGTTAGAGGAATTGATTATATGATGCAGGTACAACAAACAATGATCGATATTGTAGATTCTCTTGGCATTGATCATATTAAAATTGATGCGAAGTTGCCAATAGATGAAATAACCCAAAAAATTATAAACTATATCAAGCAAGGATAA
- the hisS gene encoding histidine--tRNA ligase, with protein MIQALRGMKDILSPDNERFEFIIETASRIAKRYGYQYIETPLLEETALFKRSVGESSDIVGKEMYQFIDKGGHDVCLRPEGTAGVVRAFIQNKLDKKGGINRFFYYGPMFRYERPQKGRLREFHQFGCESFGETSVYEDFTIILMIKDIFDALGIGYRIKINSLGCPECMPGYRKNLIKHLQDIQDGLCEDCQRRIETNPIRVLDCKVEACQNLLKESPVIVENLCEECDSDFNKLIEMLKSHNLPFELDSKLVRGLDYYTRTAFEFVSDEIGAQSAIAGGGRYNRLVEFLDGKPTPAVGFALGIERIIELVKMPEAKRDGLYLGIMEPEAINTILELAHIQRQNQKVYTEYNKKSLKAHLKAADRLGVKKCAIIGEDELKAGEIWVKDLETKEEKRIAINQFN; from the coding sequence ATGATTCAAGCATTAAGAGGAATGAAAGATATTTTATCACCTGATAATGAGCGGTTTGAATTTATCATAGAGACTGCAAGTCGTATTGCAAAACGGTATGGGTATCAATATATTGAAACACCTCTTTTAGAAGAGACTGCCCTATTTAAAAGAAGTGTTGGTGAAAGTAGTGATATTGTCGGAAAAGAGATGTATCAATTTATTGACAAAGGTGGTCATGATGTCTGTTTGCGTCCAGAAGGAACTGCCGGTGTAGTAAGAGCTTTTATTCAAAATAAACTCGATAAAAAAGGCGGTATCAACAGATTTTTCTACTATGGACCAATGTTTCGATATGAGCGTCCTCAAAAAGGTAGACTGCGTGAATTTCACCAGTTTGGATGCGAAAGTTTTGGTGAAACAAGTGTTTATGAAGACTTTACAATCATTTTAATGATCAAAGATATTTTTGATGCACTAGGCATTGGATACAGAATAAAAATAAACTCTCTTGGGTGTCCTGAGTGTATGCCAGGGTATCGTAAAAACCTTATTAAACATTTGCAAGATATACAAGATGGTTTATGCGAAGATTGCCAAAGACGAATTGAGACAAATCCTATTCGCGTGCTTGATTGTAAAGTTGAAGCTTGCCAAAATCTCTTAAAAGAGTCACCTGTTATTGTAGAGAATCTGTGTGAGGAGTGTGACAGCGACTTTAACAAACTTATAGAAATGCTAAAATCGCATAACTTGCCTTTTGAACTAGACTCAAAACTTGTTCGTGGGCTTGACTACTATACACGCACAGCATTTGAGTTTGTAAGCGATGAGATAGGAGCGCAAAGCGCTATTGCTGGTGGTGGACGTTACAACCGACTGGTTGAGTTTTTAGATGGAAAACCTACACCAGCAGTCGGTTTTGCATTGGGAATAGAGAGAATTATAGAGCTTGTTAAAATGCCTGAAGCTAAAAGAGATGGACTCTATCTGGGTATTATGGAGCCTGAAGCTATAAATACTATACTTGAACTCGCTCATATTCAGCGCCAAAACCAAAAGGTATATACTGAGTACAATAAAAAGTCACTCAAAGCTCACCTAAAAGCTGCTGACAGACTGGGTGTTAAGAAGTGTGCTATTATTGGAGAAGATGAGCTTAAAGCAGGTGAAATATGGGTAAAAGATCTTGAGACAAAAGAGGAGAAACGTATTGCCATCAACCAGTTTAACTGA